The genomic stretch ATAGTTTCTCTTTTCCAAAACTAATTTTACCAACAGAAACGTGGAGATTACCTGCCTTGTCGACTCTGAATTCCACCCTTCCTGCCTTCATTTCTTTTACAGTTCTGGCTATATCAAAAGTAACTGTCCCTACCTTTGGGTTCGGCATGAGTCCTTTTGGTCCCAATATCTTACCAAGTTTACTCACCATTCCCATCATGTCGGGAGTAGATATTGTTTTATCAAAATCCGCCCATCCTTTCTGAATCTTTTCAATTAAATCTTCAGCACCAACATAATCCGCACCTGCATCCTGGGCTTCTTTCTCTTTCTGGCCTTTTGCAAAAACAAGTATCCTGACCTTTTTGCCCAATCCATTCGGAAGGGCCACAGTGCCTCTCACCATTTGTTCTGAATGTCTTGGATCAACGCCAAGTCTTAAAGCTAACTCAACTGTTTCATCAAATTTTGCATAAGAAATCTGTGGAAGCATATCAAGGGCCTCTTCCATATCATATCTTTTTTCTCTATCTACCTTACTTCTCGCCTCTGAATATTTTTTCCCCATACTTGCCATATTTATATCACCTCTTATAATAAACTCTTGGAAAGGGCCGGAGGGTTCAAGGATTAGAGGGGTTCAGGGTTTTCACCTGACCCCTTGACCCCATGGCCGCTTACCCCTGTGTTCACGTCACCCTTCTATTACTTCTAACCCCATACTTCTTACAGATCCCTCAATGATCTTTATTGCCCCGTTTAAATCCTGTGCATTGAGGTCTGGCATCTTAATTTGTGCAATCTCTTTTATCATGGATTTTGTAATGCTTCCGACTACTTCTTTTTTCGGATTGTGTGCTCCTTTAGCCAATTTTGCC from Pseudomonadota bacterium encodes the following:
- the rplA gene encoding 50S ribosomal protein L1 produces the protein MASMGKKYSEARSKVDREKRYDMEEALDMLPQISYAKFDETVELALRLGVDPRHSEQMVRGTVALPNGLGKKVRILVFAKGQKEKEAQDAGADYVGAEDLIEKIQKGWADFDKTISTPDMMGMVSKLGKILGPKGLMPNPKVGTVTFDIARTVKEMKAGRVEFRVDKAGNLHVSVGKISFGKEKLFENINSLLEAVIRLKPPSSKGTYIKGIAVSTTMSPGIKIDPAYVRNLTK